One Gammaproteobacteria bacterium DNA segment encodes these proteins:
- a CDS encoding NAD(P)H-dependent oxidoreductase translates to MHEAPPIRLLGLSGSLRKHSYCTAVLVALQQRIQAAAELTLFPLHAVPLYDQDFDTAEAPPAVAALRQAIRQSDGLVVISPEYNYGMSGVIKNALDWASRPYGESSLQGKIALTLSASPAFTGGVRAQYQLRETLIAARVRVVARPDVVIGSVHEKIRDGRFTDEAALGFALAAMDDLIAEIRMLRSGSRNAMSREA, encoded by the coding sequence ATGCATGAAGCTCCACCGATCCGGCTGTTGGGCCTGTCTGGCAGCCTGCGCAAGCACTCCTACTGCACCGCCGTGCTCGTGGCGCTGCAGCAACGGATTCAGGCCGCCGCCGAGCTGACGCTGTTTCCGCTGCACGCGGTACCACTCTATGACCAGGACTTCGATACCGCCGAGGCGCCGCCAGCGGTGGCCGCCCTGCGTCAGGCGATCCGGCAGAGCGACGGCCTGGTGGTCATTTCTCCCGAATACAACTACGGCATGTCCGGCGTGATCAAGAACGCGCTCGACTGGGCCTCGCGACCCTATGGCGAATCGTCATTGCAGGGCAAGATTGCGCTCACTCTATCGGCCTCGCCTGCGTTCACCGGCGGTGTGCGCGCGCAGTACCAATTGCGGGAAACCCTGATCGCGGCGCGCGTACGCGTGGTGGCGCGGCCCGACGTCGTGATCGGCAGCGTGCATGAGAAGATCAGGGACGGCCGTTTCACCGACGAGGCCGCGCTCGGCTTCGCACTGGCGGCGATGGACGATCTGATCGCGGAAATACGGATGTTGCGCAGCGGCAGCCGCAATGCAATGAGTCGGGAGGCTTGA
- a CDS encoding bacterioferritin, with protein MAIKKPFVTDIKNIRARAREHMERGAVTAGYRADRETVLKILNEVLATELVCVLRYKYHYFMADGINAKAVAAEFLEHAQEEQAHADMICERITQLDGKPNLNPDGLHTRSHAEYVEGENLVEMIQEDLVAERIAIDSYREVIEYLGNDDITTRRIIEQILAQEEEHAEDLSSLLEELKVADPKPASEVQKPRSKKK; from the coding sequence ATGGCAATCAAGAAGCCGTTTGTGACCGACATCAAGAACATCCGGGCGCGCGCCCGCGAGCACATGGAGCGCGGCGCCGTCACTGCCGGATACAGGGCAGACCGCGAGACGGTGCTCAAGATTCTCAACGAGGTGCTGGCCACCGAACTGGTCTGCGTGCTGCGCTACAAGTACCACTACTTCATGGCCGACGGCATCAACGCCAAGGCGGTGGCGGCCGAGTTCCTCGAACACGCGCAGGAAGAGCAGGCCCATGCCGATATGATCTGCGAGCGCATCACCCAGCTCGATGGCAAGCCCAATCTCAATCCGGACGGTCTGCACACGCGCAGCCACGCCGAATATGTGGAAGGCGAGAATCTCGTCGAGATGATCCAGGAGGACCTGGTGGCGGAACGCATCGCGATCGACAGCTACCGTGAAGTGATCGAATACTTGGGCAATGACGACATCACCACGCGCCGCATCATCGAGCAGATACTCGCGCAGGAGGAGGAGCACGCCGAAGACCTCAGCTCCCTGCTCGAAGAACTCAAGGTGGCGGACCCCAAGCCGGCCAGCGAAGTGCAGAAGCCGCGCAGCAAAAAGAAGTAG
- a CDS encoding M3 family metallopeptidase has protein sequence MLAAGGLLAAACTPMPEKPTKDTMTTTVSTGPFAAPSTLPYGLPPFDTISDSDFRPGFEAGMREQREEIDAIVHNSEPASFDNTILAMERSGRMLSRVATVFFNLSSSNSNDEIDEIEAEMAPKLSAHQDAIYLDADLFARIKTLYDSRDTLGLDAEGLRLVERYYIDFVHAGAELSDADKDTLKDYNSQLSTLTTQFQQNLLKATNAGAVVVDDLAELKGLTDAKIAAAAAAAESRELPGKWVITLQNTTGQPPLSQLENRSLRERIFKASTGRAQSGEFDNTGLIAKMVKLRAQRAALLGFPNHAAYVLENETAGAPAAVNRILGELAPAAVANARSEAAELQKQIDAEAEANGSKSFKLQPWDWDYYAEKLRKAKYDYDAAEVRPYFEMEHVLKDGVFFAAHKLYGLSFKERTDLPVYQPDVRVFEVFNEDGSQLGLFLMDYFARSTKQGGAWMNSLVDQSTLFGTMPVVTNNLNIPKPPEGEPVLMTFDEVDTAFHEFGHALHGLFSQVEYPYFSGTNVPRDFVEYPSQYNEMWATEPAVFANYAKHYKTGEPMPQALMDKVLAAKKFNQGYATTEYLAAAMLDQNWHQISANEAPAADAVMDFEASALKSDGVDFYAVPPRYRSPYFAHVFAGGYSAGYYAYIWSEVLAADTEHWFRTHGGLQRANGDYLRAKLLSRGGSVDASELFEQFYGSEPEIGPLLERRGLNAKSE, from the coding sequence ATGCTGGCCGCCGGTGGCCTGCTCGCCGCCGCCTGTACGCCCATGCCTGAAAAGCCCACCAAGGACACCATGACCACGACCGTCAGCACCGGACCGTTCGCTGCGCCAAGCACGCTGCCCTACGGCCTGCCGCCGTTCGACACGATCAGCGATTCCGATTTCCGGCCGGGCTTCGAAGCCGGCATGCGCGAACAGCGTGAAGAGATCGATGCCATCGTCCACAACAGCGAACCGGCGAGCTTCGACAACACGATCCTGGCGATGGAACGCTCGGGGCGCATGCTCAGCCGCGTCGCCACCGTGTTCTTCAATCTTTCGTCGTCCAATTCGAATGACGAGATCGACGAGATCGAAGCCGAGATGGCACCGAAGCTGTCCGCGCATCAGGATGCAATCTATCTCGACGCGGACCTGTTCGCGCGAATCAAGACGCTGTACGACAGCCGCGACACCCTGGGCCTGGACGCCGAGGGCCTGCGCCTGGTGGAGCGTTACTACATCGACTTCGTGCACGCCGGCGCGGAACTGTCCGACGCCGACAAGGACACGCTCAAGGACTACAACAGCCAGCTTTCCACGCTGACCACGCAGTTCCAGCAGAACCTGCTGAAGGCGACCAATGCCGGCGCCGTGGTCGTGGATGACCTCGCCGAACTCAAGGGCCTGACCGACGCCAAGATCGCCGCCGCTGCGGCCGCGGCCGAATCGCGCGAACTGCCGGGCAAGTGGGTGATCACGCTGCAGAACACCACCGGCCAACCGCCGCTGTCCCAGCTCGAAAACCGCAGCCTGCGCGAACGGATCTTCAAGGCCTCGACCGGCCGCGCCCAGAGCGGTGAATTCGACAATACCGGCCTGATCGCCAAGATGGTGAAGCTGCGCGCGCAGCGCGCCGCGCTGCTGGGCTTCCCGAATCACGCCGCCTACGTGCTCGAAAACGAGACCGCCGGCGCCCCGGCCGCCGTCAACCGCATCCTCGGCGAGCTGGCACCGGCCGCCGTGGCCAATGCACGCAGCGAGGCCGCCGAACTGCAGAAGCAGATCGACGCCGAGGCCGAAGCGAATGGCTCCAAGAGCTTCAAGCTGCAGCCCTGGGACTGGGACTACTACGCCGAGAAGCTGCGCAAGGCCAAGTACGACTACGATGCCGCCGAGGTTCGCCCCTACTTCGAAATGGAGCACGTGCTCAAGGACGGCGTGTTCTTCGCCGCGCACAAGCTCTATGGCCTGAGCTTCAAGGAACGCACCGACCTGCCGGTTTATCAGCCGGACGTGCGCGTGTTCGAAGTCTTCAACGAGGACGGCAGCCAACTCGGCCTGTTCCTGATGGACTACTTCGCGCGCAGCACCAAACAGGGCGGCGCCTGGATGAACAGCCTGGTCGACCAGTCCACGCTGTTCGGCACGATGCCGGTGGTCACCAACAACCTCAACATTCCCAAGCCGCCCGAGGGCGAACCGGTGCTGATGACCTTCGACGAAGTGGACACCGCGTTCCACGAATTCGGTCATGCCCTGCACGGTCTGTTCTCGCAGGTCGAGTATCCATACTTCTCCGGCACCAACGTGCCGCGCGACTTCGTGGAATATCCCTCGCAATACAACGAAATGTGGGCCACCGAGCCCGCGGTGTTCGCCAACTACGCCAAGCACTACAAGACCGGCGAGCCCATGCCGCAGGCGCTGATGGACAAGGTGCTGGCAGCCAAGAAGTTCAATCAGGGCTACGCCACCACCGAGTATCTGGCGGCGGCGATGCTCGACCAGAACTGGCATCAGATATCCGCGAACGAAGCACCGGCCGCCGATGCGGTGATGGATTTCGAGGCGTCCGCGCTCAAATCCGACGGCGTCGATTTCTACGCCGTGCCGCCCCGCTACCGCTCGCCCTACTTCGCACACGTTTTCGCCGGCGGCTATTCGGCCGGCTACTACGCCTACATCTGGAGCGAAGTCCTCGCCGCCGATACCGAGCACTGGTTCCGCACCCACGGCGGCCTGCAACGCGCCAACGGCGACTACCTGCGCGCCAAGCTGCTGTCGCGCGGCGGCAGCGTGGATGCCTCCGAACTGTTCGAACAGTTCTACGGCAGCGAACCCGAAATCGGGCCGTTGCTGGAGCGTCGCGGCCTCAACGCGAAGTCCGAGTAA
- a CDS encoding (2Fe-2S)-binding protein, protein MIQLTVNGRLQQFDGAADLPLLWYLRDGLGFTGTKFGCGMALCGACTVHLDGVAIRACVTPVSAAAGKQVTTIEGLSPDASHPLQQAWHELGVAQCGYCQPGQIMQAASLLRSTPQPSEAEIDAAMAGNLCRCGTYTRIRAAIRQAAQAGDRT, encoded by the coding sequence ATGATCCAACTGACCGTGAATGGACGCCTGCAGCAGTTCGACGGCGCCGCTGACCTGCCGTTGCTGTGGTACCTGCGCGATGGCCTCGGCTTCACCGGCACCAAGTTCGGCTGCGGCATGGCGCTGTGCGGTGCCTGCACCGTACATCTGGACGGCGTCGCCATCCGCGCCTGTGTCACTCCGGTCTCGGCGGCCGCCGGCAAGCAGGTGACCACCATCGAGGGCCTGTCGCCCGACGCCTCGCATCCCCTGCAGCAGGCCTGGCATGAACTCGGCGTGGCACAGTGTGGCTACTGCCAACCGGGCCAGATCATGCAGGCCGCCTCACTGCTCAGGAGCACGCCGCAGCCGAGTGAGGCCGAGATCGACGCCGCCATGGCCGGCAACCTGTGCCGCTGCGGTACCTACACGCGTATCCGCGCGGCGATCCGGCAGGCGGCGCAGGCCGGAGACCGGACATGA
- a CDS encoding DUF748 domain-containing protein, whose amino-acid sequence MHQSSTWSHPVVVAASCIQLCALCSIGIHSDGRNALKRTHKSLLALSIVLGALLIARALLPFWVAHYLNDKLANMGDYRGHLQSVDLALWRGAYRIKQFEIRKRDAAEKEFIPFLDAPLTDISVSWRALFKGAIVGRIEFVNPQLNFVDGASDKDDQAGQGVDWRDTLQGLLPIQLNEVVVRDGAIHLRNFQSTPKVDVYMSELDATVSNLTNANRDDGAQVARLDATALVLGGAPFEASMQFDPLGELTDFDLEIRALNVALPQLDDFMRAYGGIDAESGTADLVLELNADRKQVDGYAKLLLRELDIVSWKQDVQVDRDNPFSVAWESLVAGVMVLLSNQPNDQFATRVPIRGAVDAVHGQVLPALISIVRNAFVEAMRPNFEDQDGSSEAAEADAKPAVEEDGDPEATDAKSADEDSPRPIGPRHGSPK is encoded by the coding sequence ATGCACCAATCGTCCACATGGTCGCATCCGGTGGTGGTGGCTGCGTCTTGCATTCAGCTATGCGCGCTATGCTCGATCGGCATTCATTCCGATGGGCGGAATGCCTTGAAACGAACACACAAGAGCCTGCTGGCGTTGTCGATCGTGCTTGGCGCCTTGCTGATCGCGCGGGCCCTGCTGCCGTTCTGGGTGGCCCACTATCTGAACGACAAGTTGGCGAACATGGGCGACTATCGCGGCCACCTGCAGAGCGTCGATCTGGCGCTGTGGCGCGGTGCCTACCGGATCAAGCAGTTCGAGATCCGCAAACGCGATGCGGCCGAAAAAGAGTTCATCCCGTTCCTCGACGCACCCCTCACGGACATATCCGTGTCCTGGCGCGCCCTGTTCAAGGGCGCGATCGTCGGACGCATTGAATTCGTGAATCCGCAACTGAATTTCGTCGACGGCGCCAGCGACAAGGACGATCAGGCCGGCCAGGGTGTCGACTGGCGCGACACCCTGCAGGGTTTGCTGCCGATCCAGCTCAACGAAGTGGTGGTGCGCGACGGCGCCATCCATCTGCGCAATTTCCAGTCCACACCGAAAGTCGATGTCTACATGAGCGAGCTGGACGCCACGGTCAGCAACCTCACCAATGCGAACCGCGACGACGGTGCCCAGGTGGCGCGACTCGATGCGACGGCCCTGGTGCTCGGCGGCGCGCCGTTCGAAGCCTCGATGCAGTTCGATCCGCTGGGCGAGCTTACCGATTTCGATCTGGAAATCCGGGCCTTGAACGTGGCTCTGCCGCAGCTCGACGATTTCATGCGTGCCTATGGCGGTATCGATGCGGAGTCCGGAACCGCCGATCTGGTGCTGGAGCTGAATGCCGACCGCAAGCAGGTCGACGGCTACGCCAAGCTGTTGTTGCGTGAGCTGGACATCGTGAGCTGGAAGCAGGATGTGCAGGTCGACAGGGACAATCCCTTCAGCGTGGCCTGGGAAAGCCTGGTCGCCGGCGTGATGGTGCTGCTGTCGAACCAGCCGAACGATCAGTTCGCGACGCGAGTGCCGATTCGCGGCGCCGTGGATGCCGTGCACGGCCAGGTCTTGCCGGCCTTGATCTCGATTGTCCGCAATGCCTTCGTCGAGGCCATGCGCCCCAATTTCGAAGATCAGGACGGTTCATCCGAAGCCGCTGAAGCCGACGCCAAACCCGCAGTCGAAGAAGACGGCGACCCCGAAGCGACCGACGCCAAGTCCGCAGACGAGGACTCGCCCCGGCCGATCGGCCCCCGACATGGATCGCCGAAATGA
- a CDS encoding ATP-binding cassette domain-containing protein, producing MFCLSHVSRHYGAQPAIDDISLQLPAGTTTAVIGSSGCGKSTLLRLLLGLETPDRGEIAIEGQRLRGRSLLKARHRIGYVIQDGGLFPHLSVRDNLALLPRHLGWHKDRVLARAEVLLDQVQLPHALLARRPQALSGGQRQRVALVRALMCDPPALLLDEPLGALDPIVRHELQAQLRQMFESLGKTVVLVTHDLAEAAYLAPRLVLMAHGRVVQDGSFETLRTQPAAPFVTQFLDARRELPSA from the coding sequence ATGTTTTGTCTCAGTCACGTCAGCCGCCACTACGGCGCGCAGCCGGCCATCGACGACATCAGCCTGCAGCTGCCCGCCGGTACGACCACGGCCGTGATCGGCAGCAGCGGTTGCGGCAAATCGACCCTGCTGCGTCTGCTGCTCGGGCTGGAAACGCCGGACCGTGGCGAGATCGCAATCGAAGGCCAGCGGCTGCGCGGACGCTCGCTGCTCAAAGCGCGCCACCGTATCGGCTATGTGATTCAGGACGGCGGCCTGTTTCCGCACCTGAGCGTGCGCGACAACCTCGCGCTGCTGCCGCGCCATCTCGGCTGGCACAAGGACCGCGTCCTGGCGCGCGCCGAAGTCCTGCTGGACCAGGTGCAACTCCCGCACGCGCTGCTGGCACGACGCCCGCAAGCGCTGTCGGGTGGGCAGCGCCAGCGTGTGGCGCTGGTCCGTGCCTTGATGTGCGACCCACCCGCGCTGCTGCTTGACGAACCGCTGGGCGCACTCGACCCGATCGTGCGACATGAACTCCAGGCTCAGCTGCGGCAGATGTTCGAGTCGCTGGGCAAGACCGTGGTGCTGGTCACGCACGATCTGGCGGAAGCCGCCTATCTGGCGCCGCGACTGGTACTGATGGCGCACGGCCGCGTAGTGCAGGACGGCAGCTTCGAGACGCTGCGCACCCAGCCCGCGGCGCCGTTCGTCACGCAATTTCTCGATGCACGCCGCGAGCTGCCGTCAGCATGA
- a CDS encoding ABC transporter permease subunit: protein MKRCSLLLAALLALCVCLIAQAQQAALQVGSKNFTESVILGELVQQQARALGLSVQHRPALGGSAILWRALQDGSIDLYPEYTGTLTQELLPDAKRLDRKALTARLASLGIGLSEPLGFDNGYALGMRREQAKALGIASLSDLRAHPRLRFGLSNEFMNRGDGWPGLRTRYQLDAQQVRGMDHDLAYRAIESGDIDVIDLYTTDAEIAYYDLLALQDDHAYFPRYDAVLLYRINAYDSTPALRRLLDSLAGRIDRQQMRAMNAAVKIEGRTEAEVARSFLDLEPAAGRGASVWRLMERLWQRTLEHLALVGLSLLLALMIGLPLGILAAQRPRLSQAVLSATSVLQTIPALAMLVFLIPLLGIGAQPAIAALFFYSLLPIVRNTVAGLDGIAQGLRESAAALGLPRRVRLLRIDLPLALPMILAGISTAAVINIGTATLGALIGAGGYGQPILTGIRLDNLTLILEGAVPAAALALLTQQLFRVLERRLSR, encoded by the coding sequence ATGAAGCGATGCTCGCTACTGCTGGCGGCCCTGCTGGCCCTGTGCGTCTGCTTGATCGCGCAGGCGCAGCAAGCCGCGCTGCAGGTGGGATCCAAGAATTTCACGGAATCGGTGATTCTGGGTGAACTCGTGCAGCAACAGGCGCGGGCGCTGGGCCTGTCCGTGCAACACCGACCGGCACTCGGCGGCAGCGCGATCCTGTGGCGGGCGCTGCAAGACGGCAGCATCGATCTGTATCCCGAATACACGGGCACACTGACCCAGGAATTGCTGCCGGATGCCAAGCGTCTCGATCGCAAGGCACTGACCGCCAGGCTGGCATCGCTCGGCATCGGTCTTTCCGAGCCCTTGGGGTTCGACAACGGCTACGCTCTGGGCATGCGCCGCGAGCAGGCGAAAGCGCTCGGGATCGCAAGTCTCAGCGATTTGCGCGCGCATCCCCGGTTGCGCTTCGGACTTTCGAACGAATTCATGAACCGCGGCGATGGCTGGCCCGGGCTGCGCACGCGCTACCAATTGGATGCGCAACAGGTGCGCGGCATGGATCACGACCTGGCCTATCGCGCGATCGAATCCGGCGACATCGACGTGATCGACCTCTACACCACAGACGCCGAGATCGCCTACTACGATCTGCTGGCGCTGCAGGATGATCACGCCTACTTCCCGCGTTACGACGCGGTGCTGCTGTATCGGATCAACGCCTACGACAGCACGCCGGCCTTGCGCCGACTGCTGGATTCGCTGGCTGGACGCATCGACCGCCAACAGATGCGTGCGATGAATGCGGCGGTGAAGATCGAAGGCCGGACGGAAGCGGAGGTCGCACGCAGCTTCCTGGACCTGGAACCGGCGGCGGGCCGCGGCGCTTCGGTCTGGCGCCTGATGGAGCGCCTCTGGCAGCGCACGCTGGAGCACCTGGCGCTGGTCGGACTGTCTCTGCTGCTGGCGCTGATGATCGGACTGCCGCTGGGCATCCTCGCGGCACAGCGGCCGCGTCTGTCACAGGCCGTGCTGTCCGCCACTTCCGTGCTGCAGACCATTCCGGCACTGGCGATGCTGGTGTTCCTGATTCCGCTGCTGGGCATCGGCGCGCAGCCGGCGATCGCGGCCCTGTTCTTCTACAGCCTGCTGCCGATCGTACGGAATACGGTGGCCGGACTCGACGGGATCGCGCAGGGCCTGCGCGAATCCGCCGCCGCGCTGGGCCTGCCGCGACGGGTGCGTTTGCTGCGCATCGACCTGCCGCTGGCCTTGCCGATGATACTGGCCGGTATCAGCACCGCCGCCGTGATCAACATCGGCACGGCGACACTGGGGGCATTGATCGGCGCCGGCGGCTACGGCCAGCCGATACTCACCGGCATCCGTCTCGATAACCTCACGTTGATCCTCGAAGGCGCCGTTCCCGCGGCCGCGCTGGCGCTGCTGACGCAGCAGCTGTTCCGCGTGCTGGAACGGCGCCTGTCACGCTGA
- a CDS encoding CHAD domain-containing protein translates to MSFELSLSPTLPELLRNVALSELDSALSRLQRGRPKDIHSARKHCKKLRAWLRLLSPRLPKDSRKAMDHAVRDAARAVAARRQAKVMQETLLALAEHHDRHAAALKDLVRPVRRAVLKGEHAKGRELAQQQLVPLREAVEALDLSAVDIAAIEAGLRKGYRQARQRGRRAAKKPDAESMHDWRKRCKAHAYQCALLVPLWPVLEDRGHRLDRLNDALGEHHDLADLRAALRSIDALNHDIEQLIDAEQQRCTRAALAFGDTLFHDKSGDWSLALGERRVLPR, encoded by the coding sequence ATGTCGTTCGAGTTGTCCCTGTCGCCGACGCTGCCGGAGTTGCTGCGTAACGTCGCCCTGAGTGAACTGGATTCGGCATTGTCGCGCTTGCAGCGCGGGCGGCCCAAGGACATTCATTCGGCGCGCAAGCACTGCAAGAAGCTGCGCGCCTGGCTGCGGCTGCTGAGCCCGCGCCTGCCCAAGGACAGCCGCAAGGCCATGGATCACGCGGTGCGTGACGCGGCACGCGCCGTGGCGGCACGGCGGCAGGCCAAGGTGATGCAAGAGACCCTGCTCGCGCTCGCGGAGCACCACGACAGGCACGCGGCGGCATTGAAGGATTTGGTCCGTCCGGTGCGGCGTGCCGTGCTCAAGGGCGAGCATGCCAAGGGGCGCGAACTGGCGCAGCAGCAACTGGTGCCGCTGCGTGAGGCGGTCGAAGCCCTGGATCTCAGCGCCGTCGATATTGCCGCGATCGAGGCCGGATTGCGCAAGGGCTATCGCCAGGCGCGCCAGCGCGGACGCCGCGCGGCAAAAAAGCCCGATGCCGAGTCGATGCACGACTGGCGCAAGCGCTGCAAGGCACATGCTTACCAATGCGCCTTGCTGGTGCCGCTGTGGCCGGTATTGGAGGATCGCGGCCATCGACTCGACAGGCTCAACGACGCGCTGGGAGAACATCATGATCTCGCCGATCTGCGTGCCGCGCTGCGGTCGATCGATGCCCTGAATCACGACATCGAACAGCTCATCGACGCCGAGCAACAGCGCTGCACGCGCGCGGCGCTGGCCTTCGGCGACACCCTGTTTCACGACAAATCCGGGGACTGGTCTTTGGCGCTCGGCGAGCGACGGGTGCTGCCGCGATGA
- a CDS encoding molybdopterin-dependent oxidoreductase, whose amino-acid sequence MSDTLPGLRNESRRAFLLGFGAGSLVLAVGGLPLLQAAQEPKRYGGEGMPHGLRDDPQLFIEIAEDGAVNIVCIRSEMGQGVRTSVALVIADELEAEWSRVSVKQAQGDEERYGNQDTDGSRSLRQSFAALRRAGAAARAMLETAAAATWSVDVGSVAARHHEVVHAASGRKLGYGELARRAAGLPVPAAGSLRLKPPAEFRYIGKDRTPLVDGLDIVSGRAQYGIDTRRDGMVYAVIARPPVYGGRLVSFDAAEAGKLPGVIRILTLETPPIPSGFMPLGGVAVIADNTGTAIKARQLLKIQWDDGPNAGYDSTAFRAELEAASKQPGWLVRDQGDVGKALAGANRRLAADYYLPHLAHAPMEPPAAVAELSGTRCEFWACTQGPQAARVQVAEALGLPLENVTGNVTLLGGGFGRKSKPDYVVEAALLSRAMGGKPVKLTWTREDDIVNDYFHTVSAEHLEAGLDADGKVSAWLHRTTAPSIGSTFGPDPLHLRAGELAQGITDLPFAIPNIRIENPEARAHTRIGWFRSVYNIPHAFAIQSFVAELAHAAGRDHRDYLLELLGPPRRIESTALGDTANYGEDPGQHPVDIGRWRRVVETVTREAGWGRKLPPGRGLGLAAHRSFVSYTAVVCEVEVGANGSLSIPRVDIAVDCGPQVNPERVRSQMEGAVIMGLGLALHGEIRFEDGRAQQTNFHQFQVLRINETPREIRVHMIAPDDFAQPLGGVGEPGLPPVAPALVNAVFAASGQRIRALPLSGQIKAAG is encoded by the coding sequence ATGAGCGACACACTTCCCGGCCTGCGCAACGAGAGTCGCCGTGCCTTCCTGCTCGGCTTCGGCGCCGGCAGCCTGGTGCTCGCCGTCGGCGGCCTGCCGCTGCTGCAGGCCGCGCAGGAGCCGAAGCGGTATGGCGGCGAGGGCATGCCGCACGGCCTGCGCGACGACCCGCAGCTGTTCATCGAAATTGCCGAGGACGGCGCGGTGAACATCGTCTGCATCCGCTCCGAGATGGGCCAGGGCGTGCGCACCTCGGTGGCGCTGGTGATCGCCGACGAGCTGGAAGCCGAGTGGTCGCGCGTCAGCGTGAAGCAGGCCCAGGGCGACGAAGAGCGCTATGGCAACCAGGACACCGACGGCTCGCGCAGTCTGCGCCAGAGCTTCGCGGCGCTGCGCCGCGCCGGCGCGGCCGCACGCGCGATGCTCGAGACCGCGGCCGCCGCCACCTGGTCGGTGGACGTCGGTTCAGTGGCGGCACGTCATCACGAAGTGGTGCACGCCGCCTCGGGCCGCAAGCTCGGCTACGGCGAGCTGGCACGCCGCGCCGCGGGGCTGCCGGTGCCAGCGGCCGGGTCGCTGCGACTCAAGCCGCCCGCCGAGTTCCGCTACATCGGAAAGGACAGGACGCCGCTGGTCGACGGTCTCGATATCGTCAGCGGCCGCGCGCAGTACGGCATCGACACACGCCGCGACGGCATGGTCTACGCAGTGATCGCACGGCCGCCGGTGTACGGCGGGCGCCTGGTCTCGTTCGACGCCGCCGAAGCCGGCAAGCTGCCGGGTGTGATCAGGATCCTGACGCTGGAAACGCCGCCGATCCCCTCCGGCTTCATGCCGCTGGGCGGCGTCGCGGTGATCGCCGACAACACCGGCACCGCGATCAAGGCGCGTCAGTTGCTGAAGATCCAGTGGGACGACGGCCCCAACGCCGGCTACGACTCCACCGCCTTCCGCGCCGAGCTCGAAGCGGCGTCGAAACAGCCGGGTTGGCTGGTGCGCGACCAGGGCGATGTCGGCAAGGCCCTGGCCGGCGCCAACCGGCGTCTCGCCGCCGACTACTATCTGCCGCATCTGGCGCACGCGCCGATGGAACCGCCAGCCGCGGTGGCCGAGCTCAGCGGCACGCGCTGCGAGTTCTGGGCCTGCACGCAGGGCCCGCAGGCGGCGCGCGTCCAGGTGGCGGAGGCGCTGGGTCTGCCGCTGGAAAACGTGACCGGCAACGTCACCCTGCTCGGCGGCGGCTTCGGCCGCAAATCCAAGCCCGACTACGTGGTCGAGGCGGCCCTGCTGTCCAGGGCCATGGGCGGCAAGCCGGTCAAGCTGACCTGGACGCGCGAGGACGACATCGTCAACGACTATTTCCACACCGTGTCCGCCGAGCACCTGGAAGCCGGTCTGGACGCGGACGGCAAGGTCAGCGCCTGGCTGCACCGCACCACTGCGCCGTCGATCGGCTCCACCTTCGGCCCCGATCCGCTGCACCTGCGCGCCGGCGAGCTGGCGCAGGGCATCACCGACCTGCCGTTCGCCATTCCCAATATCCGCATCGAAAACCCCGAAGCGCGCGCACACACGCGCATCGGCTGGTTTCGCTCGGTCTACAACATCCCGCATGCTTTCGCGATCCAGTCCTTCGTCGCCGAACTGGCGCATGCAGCCGGCCGCGATCACCGCGACTATCTGCTGGAACTGCTCGGTCCGCCGCGGCGCATCGAGTCCACCGCGCTGGGCGACACCGCCAACTACGGCGAGGACCCGGGGCAGCACCCGGTGGACATCGGCCGCTGGCGCCGCGTCGTCGAAACCGTCACGCGCGAGGCCGGCTGGGGCCGCAAGCTGCCGCCGGGACGCGGCCTCGGTCTCGCCGCGCACCGCAGCTTTGTCAGCTACACCGCGGTGGTCTGCGAGGTGGAAGTGGGCGCGAACGGCAGCCTGTCGATCCCGCGCGTCGACATTGCCGTCGACTGCGGCCCGCAGGTCAATCCCGAGCGCGTGCGCTCGCAGATGGAAGGCGCCGTGATCATGGGCCTGGGGCTGGCCTTGCATGGCGAGATCCGCTTCGAGGACGGCCGTGCGCAGCAGACCAACTTCCACCAGTTCCAGGTGCTGCGCATCAACGAGACGCCGCGCGAAATCCGCGTGCACATGATCGCACCCGACGATTTCGCGCAGCCGCTCGGCGGTGTCGGCGAGCCCGGCCTGCCGCCAGTGGCGCCGGCGCTGGTCAATGCCGTGTTCGCCGCCAGCGGTCAGCGTATCCGTGCGCTGCCGCTGAGCGGCCAGATCAAGGCAGCCGGCTGA